The genomic DNA AAACAGGGTTACAAATACTACGATGAAATAATGCAGGACGATTTGGCGCCCGATCCCTTTTTTGATCATTGCCCCTCGCCCTTCCACTTATAACCGTGCCCCCATACGGTTTGCAGGAAGGCCGGTTCGGAAGGGTTGTTTTCGATTTTTTGACGCAGTCTGCGAATATTTACGTCAACAATTTTGGGGTCGCCCATATATTCCTTGCCCCAGACATGATCCAACAGCAGATCGCGGCTCAGCGGCGTGTTCTCCTTCTCCAGAAAATACTGAATAAGTGAAAACTCAGTTGGGGTAAGCTCGATAAGCTGTCCGTTTTTCTTGAATTGCTTGCTGATCAAATCGAGTGTGAACGGCCCAGAGGTAAAGGATACCTTCGCGCTGCTCTCCCTGTACACATTCACCCGTCTTAGTAAGGACTGGATACGGGCAATGAGTTCAGTCGGACTAAACGGCTTGCTGATGTGGTCGTCCGCTCCGACGGAGAGAGCATATACCTTATCCTGCTCCTGCACCTTGGCCGTTAGAAAAATGATGCCGATCCGTTCATTCGATTCCCGGATTTTGCGGCATACCTCGAAACCGTCGATTCCCGGCACCATAACGTCCAGCAAAGCGATATCGATGTCCGGGATACTGTTATACCGGTCCAATGCCTCAT from Paenibacillus woosongensis includes the following:
- a CDS encoding response regulator transcription factor; the encoded protein is MSKVLILEDEESIRSFIVINLKRNGFEVIEAADGNEALDRYNSIPDIDIALLDVMVPGIDGFEVCRKIRESNERIGIIFLTAKVQEQDKVYALSVGADDHISKPFSPTELIARIQSLLRRVNVYRESSAKVSFTSGPFTLDLISKQFKKNGQLIELTPTEFSLIQYFLEKENTPLSRDLLLDHVWGKEYMGDPKIVDVNIRRLRQKIENNPSEPAFLQTVWGHGYKWKGEGQ